The following are from one region of the Hydrogenophaga sp. BPS33 genome:
- the hisB gene encoding imidazoleglycerol-phosphate dehydratase HisB codes for MTQPISVPSVSDRVAQVQRNTAETQIELRINIDGTGKANLSTGIGFFDHMLDQIARHGLIDLDIQAKGDLHIDGHHTVEDVGITLGQAFAQAVGDKKGIRRYGHAYVPLDEALSRVVIDFSGRPGLHMRVPFKSGMVGGFDTQLAFEFFQGFVNHAGVTLHIDNLHGENAHHQAETVFKAFARALRMALERDARMGDVIPSTKGSL; via the coding sequence ATGACCCAGCCGATTTCCGTCCCTTCCGTGTCCGACCGCGTGGCGCAGGTGCAGCGCAACACCGCCGAAACACAGATCGAGCTGCGCATCAACATCGACGGCACGGGCAAGGCCAACCTGTCCACCGGCATCGGCTTCTTCGACCACATGCTCGACCAGATCGCCCGCCATGGCCTGATCGACCTCGACATCCAGGCCAAGGGCGACTTGCACATCGATGGCCACCACACCGTGGAGGACGTGGGCATTACCCTCGGCCAGGCCTTCGCGCAAGCGGTGGGCGACAAGAAGGGCATCCGGCGCTACGGCCACGCCTACGTGCCGCTGGACGAGGCGCTGTCGCGCGTCGTCATCGATTTCTCGGGCCGTCCCGGCCTGCACATGCGCGTGCCCTTCAAGAGCGGCATGGTCGGCGGATTCGACACGCAGCTCGCGTTCGAATTCTTCCAAGGCTTCGTCAACCACGCGGGTGTGACGCTGCACATCGACAATCTCCACGGTGAAAACGCCCACCACCAGGCCGAAACCGTGTTCAAGGCATTTGCACGCGCCCTGCGCATGGCCCTGGAGCGCGATGCGCGCATGGGCGACGTGATTCCCTCGACCAAAGGCTCGCTCTGA
- the hisC gene encoding histidinol-phosphate transaminase, whose translation MSQNPLGVIRQDVQSMHAYAIQPSTGLVKLDAMENPFALPPALQAELGARLGAVAIHRYPGERIDELKQALARYVNLPEGYGLMLGNGSDELISLLAMGCDLPGATVLAPVPGFVMYAMSAQLQGLKFVGVPLTADFELDEAAMLGAMREHKPAITFIAYPNNPTANLWNADTIRRLIAEAAGFGGLVVMDEAYQPFSSRSWLDEIRAHPQAHAHVLLMRTLSKFGLAGVRVGYMLGAQALVHEIDKLRPPYNVSVLNAECALFALEHTGVFAEQAAQICEQRAVLLDALARLPGVTPFASEANMVLVRVPDAQRSFDALKAQGILVKNVSKMHPLLTQCLRLTVGTPSETAFLIRALQTAL comes from the coding sequence GTGAGTCAGAACCCCTTGGGCGTGATCCGCCAGGACGTGCAATCCATGCACGCCTATGCCATCCAGCCGTCGACCGGTTTGGTCAAGCTCGACGCCATGGAGAACCCCTTTGCGTTGCCGCCGGCGCTGCAGGCCGAGCTGGGTGCGCGGCTGGGCGCCGTTGCCATACACCGCTACCCAGGTGAGCGCATCGACGAACTCAAGCAGGCATTGGCACGCTACGTGAATCTGCCCGAGGGCTACGGCCTGATGCTGGGCAACGGTTCGGACGAACTCATTTCGCTGCTGGCCATGGGCTGCGATCTGCCCGGTGCGACGGTCCTGGCGCCGGTGCCGGGCTTCGTGATGTACGCCATGAGCGCGCAGCTGCAAGGCTTGAAGTTCGTCGGCGTGCCGCTCACCGCCGACTTCGAGCTCGACGAAGCCGCCATGCTGGGCGCGATGCGCGAGCACAAGCCCGCCATCACCTTCATCGCCTATCCCAACAACCCCACGGCCAACCTCTGGAACGCCGACACCATCCGCCGCCTGATCGCCGAAGCGGCTGGCTTTGGCGGCCTGGTGGTGATGGACGAGGCCTACCAACCGTTCTCCAGCCGCAGCTGGCTCGACGAGATTCGCGCGCATCCCCAGGCCCATGCGCACGTGCTGCTCATGCGCACGCTCTCCAAGTTCGGCCTGGCGGGGGTGCGCGTCGGCTACATGCTCGGCGCGCAGGCGCTGGTGCACGAAATCGACAAACTGCGTCCACCGTACAACGTGAGCGTGCTCAACGCCGAGTGCGCCTTGTTCGCGCTGGAGCACACCGGGGTGTTTGCCGAGCAGGCCGCGCAGATCTGCGAACAGCGCGCCGTGCTGCTCGACGCGCTCGCCCGTCTGCCCGGCGTCACACCCTTCGCCAGCGAAGCCAATATGGTCCTGGTGCGGGTGCCCGATGCTCAGCGCAGCTTCGACGCGCTCAAGGCCCAGGGCATTCTGGTCAAGAATGTTTCTAAAATGCACCCGTTGTTGACCCAGTGCCTGCGCCTGACCGTGGGCACACCCTCCGAAACCGCCTTTCTGATTCGCGCTCTCCAGACTGCTCTATGA
- the hisD gene encoding histidinol dehydrogenase, producing MSLSARPARLSTAAPGFEAQFAARLHWSDETDGAIEQRVADILADVRVRGDAAVLEYTARFDGLAASDMAALELTQADFKAAFDGLPAAQREALQAATRRVRSYHEAQKKAGGESWSYRDEDGTLLGQKVTPLDRVGIYVPGGKAAYPSSLIMNAVPAHVAGVQEIIMVVPTPVRGSVATGGRGEATANRGERNELVMAAAFVAGVTRAFTIGGAQAVAALAYGTATVPKVDKITGPGNAYVASAKKRVFGTVGIDMIAGPSEILVLADGSTPAEWVAMDLFSQAEHDELAQSILLCPDAAYIDAVQREIDRLLPTMPRAAIIAKSLNDRGALIHTRSMEEACAISNRIAPEHLEVSSADPHRWEPLLKHAGAIFLGAYTSESLGDYCAGPNHVLPTSGTARFSSPLGVYDFQKRSSLIEVSQAGAQGLGRIAAEMAYGEGLQAHARAAELRLDRVPPMRETK from the coding sequence ATGAGCCTTTCCGCCCGACCCGCCCGCCTGTCCACCGCCGCCCCAGGCTTCGAGGCGCAGTTTGCCGCCCGCCTGCATTGGTCGGACGAGACCGATGGCGCGATCGAGCAGCGCGTGGCCGACATCCTGGCCGATGTGCGTGTGCGCGGCGACGCGGCGGTGCTCGAGTACACCGCTCGCTTCGACGGGCTGGCCGCGAGCGACATGGCGGCGTTGGAATTGACGCAGGCCGACTTCAAGGCCGCGTTCGACGGCTTGCCGGCGGCACAACGCGAAGCGCTGCAAGCGGCCACGCGCCGCGTGCGCAGCTACCACGAGGCGCAGAAGAAGGCCGGCGGCGAGAGCTGGAGCTACCGCGATGAAGACGGCACGCTGCTGGGCCAGAAGGTCACGCCGCTGGACCGCGTGGGCATTTACGTGCCCGGTGGCAAAGCGGCCTACCCCTCCAGCCTGATCATGAACGCCGTGCCCGCGCACGTGGCGGGGGTGCAGGAGATCATCATGGTGGTGCCCACGCCGGTGCGCGGCAGTGTCGCCACGGGGGGGCGTGGTGAGGCCACGGCGAACCGCGGTGAGCGCAACGAGCTCGTAATGGCGGCCGCCTTTGTTGCAGGCGTCACGCGCGCCTTCACCATCGGCGGTGCGCAAGCCGTGGCCGCGCTCGCCTACGGCACGGCCACCGTGCCCAAGGTCGACAAGATCACCGGGCCGGGCAACGCCTATGTGGCCAGCGCGAAGAAGCGCGTCTTCGGCACCGTCGGCATCGACATGATCGCCGGCCCGAGCGAAATCCTGGTGCTGGCCGATGGCAGCACGCCGGCCGAATGGGTTGCGATGGACCTGTTCAGCCAGGCCGAACACGACGAGCTGGCGCAAAGCATCCTGCTGTGCCCGGACGCAGCCTACATCGACGCCGTGCAGCGCGAGATCGATCGCCTGCTGCCCACCATGCCGCGCGCGGCCATCATCGCCAAGAGCCTGAACGACCGGGGCGCGCTGATCCACACGCGCAGCATGGAAGAGGCCTGCGCCATCAGCAACCGCATTGCCCCCGAACACCTGGAGGTGTCCAGCGCCGATCCGCACCGCTGGGAGCCGCTGCTCAAGCACGCCGGCGCCATCTTCCTGGGTGCCTACACCAGCGAAAGCCTGGGCGACTACTGCGCGGGCCCCAACCACGTGCTGCCCACCAGCGGCACCGCGCGTTTCTCCTCGCCCCTGGGCGTGTACGACTTCCAGAAACGCAGCAGCCTGATCGAAGTGAGCCAGGCCGGCGCGCAGGGCCTGGGCCGGATCGCCGCTGAAATGGCGTATGGCGAGGGCCTGCAGGCGCACGCGCGCGCGGCCGAGCTGCGCCTGGATCGCGTGCCACCGATGCGAGAGACGAAGTGA
- the hisG gene encoding ATP phosphoribosyltransferase has translation MITLALSKGRIFDETLPLLKAAGIEVLEDPEKSRKLILPTSKPDVRVVLVRATDVPTYVEYGGADIGVTGKDTLIEHGGQGLYQPLDLNISRCRVSVAVRADFDYASAVRQGSRLKVATKYTAIAREFFASKGVHVDLIKLYGSMELAPLTGLADAIVDLVSTGNTLKANHLIEVERIMDISARLVVNQASLKLKQAVIRPIIDAFAQAIVK, from the coding sequence ATGATCACGTTGGCGTTGTCCAAGGGCCGCATCTTCGACGAGACCCTGCCGTTGCTCAAGGCCGCGGGCATCGAGGTGCTGGAGGACCCCGAAAAGTCGCGCAAGCTCATCCTGCCGACCAGCAAGCCTGACGTGCGCGTGGTGCTGGTGCGCGCCACCGACGTGCCGACCTACGTGGAGTACGGCGGCGCCGACATCGGTGTGACCGGCAAGGACACGCTGATCGAGCACGGCGGCCAAGGCCTGTACCAGCCGCTGGACCTGAACATCTCGCGCTGCCGCGTCAGCGTGGCCGTGCGCGCCGACTTCGACTACGCCTCGGCTGTGCGCCAGGGCTCGCGCCTGAAGGTCGCCACCAAATACACCGCCATCGCGCGCGAGTTCTTCGCGAGCAAGGGCGTGCACGTGGACCTGATCAAGCTCTACGGCAGCATGGAGCTGGCCCCGCTGACCGGCCTGGCCGATGCCATCGTCGATCTGGTGTCCACCGGCAACACGCTCAAGGCCAACCACCTGATCGAAGTCGAACGCATCATGGACATCAGCGCGCGCCTGGTGGTCAACCAGGCCTCGCTCAAACTCAAGCAGGCGGTCATCCGCCCCATCATCGACGCCTTCGCGCAAGCGATCGTCAAGTAA
- the murA gene encoding UDP-N-acetylglucosamine 1-carboxyvinyltransferase yields MDKLRINGGRTLRGEVTISGAKNAALPELCAALLTHEPVTLNNLPRLQDVVTMRKLLDNMGVKTDTRPDRSGITLQAADPIHAEAPYELVKTMRASVLVLGPLLARFGHARVSLPGGCAIGSRPVDQHIKGMQAMGAEIAIEHGYMEARLPAGKTRLHGARITTDMVTVTGTENFLMAAALAEGETVLENAAQEPEIGDLAEMLIAMGAKIEGHGTSRIHIQGVDRLHGCTHQVVADRIETGTFLCAVAAAGGDVVLRHGRADHLDAVIEKLQEAGAKIEVGKDAAGDFIRVQASGRLKAQSFRTTEYPGFPTDMQAQFMALNCVAEGASKVTETIFENRFMHVNELVRLGANIQTDGKVALIEGMPRLSGATVMATDLRASASLVIAGLVAEGETIVDRIYHLDRGYDQMEAKLRAIGADIERTK; encoded by the coding sequence ATGGACAAATTGCGAATCAACGGCGGCCGCACGCTGCGCGGCGAGGTCACCATCTCTGGCGCGAAGAACGCCGCGCTGCCCGAGTTGTGTGCCGCGTTGCTCACCCACGAGCCGGTGACGCTGAACAACCTGCCGCGCCTGCAGGACGTGGTCACCATGCGCAAGCTGCTCGACAACATGGGCGTGAAGACCGACACGCGCCCCGATCGCAGTGGCATCACCTTGCAGGCGGCCGACCCGATCCATGCCGAAGCGCCGTACGAACTGGTCAAGACCATGCGCGCCTCGGTGCTGGTGCTGGGCCCCTTGCTCGCACGCTTTGGCCACGCGCGCGTGTCGCTGCCGGGGGGCTGTGCCATCGGCTCGCGCCCGGTGGACCAGCACATCAAGGGCATGCAGGCCATGGGGGCGGAGATCGCCATCGAGCACGGCTACATGGAGGCCCGGCTGCCCGCGGGCAAGACGCGCCTGCACGGCGCGCGCATCACCACCGACATGGTGACCGTGACCGGCACCGAGAACTTCCTCATGGCCGCCGCCCTTGCCGAAGGCGAGACGGTGCTGGAGAACGCGGCGCAGGAGCCCGAGATCGGGGACCTGGCAGAGATGCTGATCGCCATGGGCGCGAAGATCGAAGGCCATGGCACCAGCCGTATCCACATCCAGGGCGTGGACCGCCTGCATGGGTGCACGCACCAAGTGGTGGCCGACCGCATCGAAACGGGTACCTTCCTGTGCGCCGTGGCCGCCGCCGGCGGCGACGTGGTGCTGCGCCATGGCCGGGCGGACCACCTGGATGCGGTGATCGAGAAGCTGCAGGAAGCCGGCGCGAAGATCGAAGTCGGCAAGGATGCCGCAGGCGATTTCATCCGCGTCCAGGCATCGGGCCGCCTCAAGGCCCAGAGCTTTCGCACCACCGAATACCCTGGCTTCCCCACCGACATGCAGGCCCAGTTCATGGCGCTCAACTGCGTCGCCGAGGGCGCGAGCAAGGTCACTGAGACCATCTTCGAGAACCGCTTCATGCACGTCAACGAGCTGGTGCGCCTGGGCGCGAACATCCAGACCGATGGCAAGGTGGCCTTGATCGAGGGCATGCCGCGCCTCTCGGGCGCGACCGTGATGGCGACCGACCTGCGGGCTTCGGCCAGCCTGGTGATCGCCGGCCTGGTGGCCGAGGGCGAAACCATCGTCGACCGTATCTACCATCTGGACCGGGGCTACGACCAGATGGAGGCGAAGTTGCGTGCCATCGGCGCGGATATCGAAAGAACCAAATGA
- a CDS encoding BolA family protein has product MTSEELQSLIAAGLPCEHLEVSGDGRHWSAVIVSPAFDGLRLIKRHQAVYGTLGGRIQTDEVHALSMKTYTPAEWAAQPRS; this is encoded by the coding sequence ATGACGTCTGAAGAACTGCAATCTCTCATCGCCGCCGGCCTGCCCTGCGAGCACCTCGAAGTCTCGGGCGACGGCCGCCATTGGTCCGCTGTGATCGTCTCACCTGCGTTCGACGGACTGCGCCTGATCAAGCGCCACCAGGCCGTCTACGGCACGCTGGGCGGCCGCATCCAGACCGACGAGGTGCACGCCTTGTCGATGAAGACCTACACCCCCGCCGAATGGGCGGCCCAACCCCGAAGCTGA
- a CDS encoding ABC transporter permease, producing the protein MTGWQTLFYKEVLRFWKVGFQTVAAPVITAILYLMIFGHVLEGRVQVYDSVSYTAFLLPGLVMMSVLQNAFANSSSSLIQSKMMGNIVFLLLTPLSHRAWFVAYVGSSIVRGVAVGLGVLVVTWWFAQPSLVAPLWILAFGFMGAALLGALGLIAGLWAEKFDQMAAFQNFLIMPMTFLSGVFYSIHSLPDFWQRVSHLNPFFYMIDGFRYGFFGKSDVSPWISLMLVGCALAVVSAIALHLLKTGYKIRH; encoded by the coding sequence ATGACCGGCTGGCAAACCCTCTTTTACAAGGAAGTGCTGCGCTTCTGGAAAGTCGGTTTCCAGACTGTGGCCGCCCCGGTGATCACCGCCATCCTGTACCTCATGATCTTCGGCCACGTGCTCGAAGGCCGCGTGCAGGTCTACGACTCGGTGAGCTACACCGCCTTCCTGCTGCCGGGCCTGGTGATGATGAGCGTGCTGCAGAACGCCTTTGCCAACAGCTCCTCTTCGCTGATCCAGAGCAAGATGATGGGCAACATCGTGTTCCTGCTGCTCACTCCGCTCTCGCACCGTGCGTGGTTCGTGGCCTACGTAGGCTCGTCCATTGTGCGCGGCGTGGCCGTGGGCCTGGGGGTTCTGGTGGTGACCTGGTGGTTCGCGCAGCCCTCGCTGGTGGCGCCGCTGTGGATCCTGGCATTCGGCTTCATGGGGGCCGCACTGCTCGGCGCGCTGGGGTTGATCGCCGGGTTGTGGGCCGAGAAATTCGACCAGATGGCCGCGTTCCAGAACTTCCTCATCATGCCCATGACCTTCCTCTCGGGCGTGTTCTACTCCATCCATTCCCTGCCCGATTTCTGGCAGCGCGTGAGCCACCTCAACCCGTTCTTCTACATGATCGACGGTTTCCGATACGGCTTTTTCGGCAAGAGCGACGTCTCACCATGGATCAGCCTGATGCTGGTGGGCTGCGCGCTCGCCGTGGTGAGCGCGATCGCGTTGCACCTCTTGAAGACCGGCTACAAGATCCGGCACTAA
- a CDS encoding ABC transporter ATP-binding protein — protein sequence MPAVSFQQVSKTYSTPRGDLHALQSVSFDIEPGEFFGLLGPNGAGKTTLISVLAGLARASSGRVLVNGADVQADFARARRQLGVVPQELVFDPFFNVREALRIQSGYFGIQRNDAWIDELLEGLGLADKATANMRQLSGGMKRRVLIAQALVHKPAVIVLDEPTAGVDVELRQTLWQFVSDLNKRMGSTVLLTTHYLEEAEALCGRIAMLKQGRVAALETTSALLARAASNVLRFKTDAALPTDLAVQARITGRVVQLPANDALAVERILARLREVGVSPEDIEIRKADLEDVFLDLTGAQSRPVASVEVAV from the coding sequence ATGCCAGCCGTTTCCTTCCAGCAAGTCTCCAAAACCTATTCCACGCCGCGCGGCGACCTGCATGCGCTGCAATCGGTGTCGTTCGACATCGAGCCGGGCGAGTTCTTCGGCCTGCTGGGCCCCAACGGCGCGGGCAAGACCACACTCATCAGCGTGCTGGCGGGTTTGGCGCGCGCCAGCTCGGGACGCGTGCTGGTCAACGGGGCCGATGTGCAGGCCGACTTTGCCCGGGCGCGCCGCCAATTGGGCGTGGTGCCGCAGGAACTGGTGTTCGACCCCTTTTTCAATGTGCGCGAGGCGCTGCGCATCCAGTCTGGCTACTTCGGCATCCAGCGCAACGACGCCTGGATCGACGAGTTGCTCGAAGGCCTGGGCCTGGCCGACAAAGCCACCGCCAACATGCGCCAGCTCTCAGGCGGCATGAAGCGCCGCGTTCTGATCGCGCAGGCACTGGTGCACAAGCCCGCCGTGATCGTGCTCGACGAACCCACCGCCGGCGTGGACGTGGAATTGCGCCAGACCTTGTGGCAGTTCGTCTCCGACCTCAACAAGCGCATGGGCAGTACCGTGTTGCTGACCACCCACTACCTGGAGGAGGCCGAGGCGCTGTGCGGGCGCATCGCCATGCTCAAGCAGGGCCGGGTGGCGGCGCTCGAGACCACATCGGCGCTGTTGGCGCGTGCCGCTTCCAACGTGCTGCGCTTCAAGACCGATGCGGCCCTGCCGACCGATCTCGCGGTGCAGGCCCGCATCACCGGGCGTGTGGTGCAGTTGCCCGCCAACGACGCGCTGGCGGTAGAGCGCATCCTCGCGCGCTTGCGCGAGGTGGGCGTGTCGCCCGAGGACATCGAGATCCGCAAGGCCGACCTGGAAGACGTGTTCCTCGATCTCACCGGCGCGCAATCGCGCCCCGTTGCGTCGGTGGAGGTGGCGGTATGA
- a CDS encoding STAS domain-containing protein produces MAEVLLALPERLTLSEADQVLSRLEGEVSQRAGAVVEIDAGPLQVFDSSALAVLLELRRQLLAKGQSLRVSRWPGRLEALASLYGVRELLAA; encoded by the coding sequence ATGGCCGAAGTCCTTCTGGCGCTTCCCGAGCGCCTGACCTTGAGCGAGGCGGACCAGGTGCTGTCCCGCCTGGAGGGTGAAGTCTCGCAGCGGGCGGGCGCCGTGGTAGAGATCGATGCCGGCCCGCTTCAGGTGTTCGATTCGTCGGCGCTGGCGGTGCTGCTGGAGCTGCGCCGCCAGCTGCTGGCCAAGGGCCAGTCCCTGCGCGTGAGCCGCTGGCCGGGTCGGTTGGAGGCCTTGGCGTCGCTCTACGGGGTGCGCGAGTTGCTGGCTGCTTGA
- a CDS encoding MlaC/ttg2D family ABC transporter substrate-binding protein, which translates to MKRRSWLAALAVSLSGFALAPAWAKVEAPDAMVKRLSNEVLATIKADPALRDGDMAKIVALVDSKIMPNVNFEQLTRFATARYWSQATPEQQTRLQEEFKTLLLRTYSGALSEVKDQTLSFRPFRANPADTEVVVRSFVKGQGSGDIQLDYKLQKEASGWKVIDLNVLGAWLGENYRTRFAQEAGNGKGVDGILAWLTQTNKNMAGK; encoded by the coding sequence ATGAAAAGACGTTCCTGGCTGGCCGCGTTGGCCGTTTCGCTCTCCGGTTTTGCGCTGGCACCCGCATGGGCCAAGGTCGAAGCCCCCGATGCGATGGTCAAGCGCCTGTCGAACGAGGTGCTGGCCACCATCAAGGCCGATCCCGCACTGCGCGACGGCGACATGGCCAAGATCGTGGCCCTGGTGGACAGCAAGATCATGCCCAACGTGAACTTCGAGCAACTGACCAGGTTCGCGACGGCCCGGTACTGGTCTCAGGCCACGCCCGAACAGCAGACGCGCCTGCAGGAGGAGTTCAAAACGCTGCTGTTGCGCACCTACTCCGGCGCCCTGAGTGAAGTGAAGGACCAGACCCTGAGTTTCCGCCCGTTCCGCGCCAACCCCGCCGACACGGAAGTGGTCGTGCGCTCCTTCGTGAAGGGCCAGGGTTCCGGTGACATCCAGCTGGACTACAAGCTGCAGAAGGAAGCGTCTGGCTGGAAGGTCATCGACCTCAACGTGCTGGGTGCCTGGTTGGGCGAAAACTACCGCACGCGTTTCGCGCAGGAGGCGGGCAACGGCAAGGGCGTGGACGGCATCCTGGCCTGGCTGACGCAGACCAACAAGAACATGGCCGGCAAATAA
- a CDS encoding MlaA family lipoprotein: MTNYTHKTHKTVAKAMALAALLSLAAGCATGPDANPRDPLEPFNRGVYKFNDTLDTAVLKPVATAYEKVTPSPVRTGVGNFFGNLGDLWSSVNAGLQLRPREAVENLMRFSVNSVFGLAGVFDIATEMRIPRTQLDFGHTLGRWGTPAGPYLVLPLFGPSSVRDGAASFVDVHGDPVAGVDHRATRNSLYALRVVDGRARLLRASSMLDDSGMDKYSFIRDAYLSRRQGQIDDIVDKGIGIGDGATDDADDTNRNDSTGTR; this comes from the coding sequence ATGACAAATTACACCCACAAAACACACAAGACCGTCGCAAAGGCGATGGCATTGGCTGCCTTGTTGTCGCTGGCCGCAGGCTGTGCCACCGGCCCCGATGCGAATCCACGCGACCCACTCGAACCGTTCAACCGCGGTGTCTACAAGTTCAACGACACGCTGGACACGGCCGTGCTCAAGCCGGTGGCCACCGCGTACGAAAAGGTCACGCCCAGCCCGGTGCGCACGGGGGTGGGCAACTTCTTCGGCAACCTGGGCGATCTCTGGTCTTCGGTCAACGCGGGGCTGCAATTGCGTCCGCGCGAGGCCGTGGAGAACCTGATGCGCTTCAGTGTCAATTCGGTGTTCGGTCTGGCCGGCGTGTTCGACATTGCGACCGAGATGCGCATTCCGCGCACCCAGTTGGACTTTGGCCACACGCTGGGTCGCTGGGGAACGCCCGCCGGCCCTTACCTGGTGCTGCCGCTGTTCGGGCCTTCGTCGGTCCGTGACGGTGCCGCCTCATTTGTCGACGTGCACGGCGATCCTGTCGCCGGCGTGGACCACCGGGCCACCCGGAACTCCCTGTATGCGCTGCGCGTCGTGGACGGCCGCGCGCGCCTGCTGCGAGCCTCATCGATGCTGGACGATTCCGGCATGGACAAATACAGCTTCATCCGCGACGCCTACCTCAGCCGGCGCCAGGGGCAGATCGACGACATCGTCGACAAAGGCATCGGCATTGGCGACGGCGCCACCGACGATGCCGACGATACGAATCGCAACGATTCAACCGGAACCCGGTAA
- the mlaD gene encoding outer membrane lipid asymmetry maintenance protein MlaD — MQSSKNDVWVGLFVLIGAAAILFLALQSANLLSLNFEKTYHVVGRFDNAGGLKPKAAVRSAGVVVGRVSSIAFDDKTFQANIRLELESRYAFPKDSSLKILTSGLLGDQYIGIEPGGDERSFQDGDVTTQTQSAIVLENLISQFLFSKAAEGADKPDPAK; from the coding sequence ATGCAATCTTCCAAGAATGACGTCTGGGTCGGCCTCTTCGTGCTGATCGGCGCGGCAGCCATCCTGTTCCTCGCCTTGCAGTCGGCCAATCTGCTGAGCCTGAATTTCGAGAAGACCTACCACGTGGTCGGCCGCTTCGACAACGCCGGCGGCCTCAAACCCAAGGCCGCGGTGCGCAGCGCCGGCGTGGTGGTGGGGCGTGTGTCCTCGATCGCATTCGACGACAAGACCTTCCAGGCCAACATCCGCCTCGAGCTGGAATCGCGCTACGCGTTCCCCAAGGACAGCTCGCTCAAGATTCTCACGAGTGGCTTGCTGGGTGACCAATACATCGGCATCGAACCCGGTGGCGACGAACGCAGCTTTCAGGACGGCGACGTGACCACCCAGACACAGTCGGCCATCGTGCTGGAAAACCTGATCAGCCAGTTCCTGTTCAGCAAGGCGGCCGAAGGTGCCGACAAGCCGGACCCGGCCAAGTAG
- the mlaE gene encoding lipid asymmetry maintenance ABC transporter permease subunit MlaE: MNALHPARVGLAVRVLLASVGQGTRLFLRLIWLFGAALRRPALVRDQIHFLGNHSLAIIGVSGLFVGFVLSLQGYYTLQRYGATEALGLLVALSLMRELGPVVTALLFAGRAGTSLTAEIGLMKAGEQLSAMEMMAVDPVRRVLAPRFWAGVIAMPLLAAVFSAVGIIGGWVVGVLLIGLDGGAFWGQMQGGVDVWADVGNGIVKSVVFGFAVTFVALLQGFKAHPTPEGVSRATTRTVVVASLSVLALDFVLTAMMFSI; encoded by the coding sequence ATGAACGCCTTGCATCCCGCCCGCGTGGGTTTGGCGGTGCGCGTGCTGCTGGCCAGCGTGGGCCAGGGCACCCGCCTGTTCTTGCGGCTGATATGGCTCTTCGGCGCCGCCCTGCGCCGCCCTGCGCTGGTGCGCGACCAGATCCATTTCCTGGGCAACCACTCGCTGGCCATCATTGGCGTGTCGGGCCTGTTCGTGGGCTTTGTGCTCAGCCTGCAGGGGTACTACACCTTGCAGCGTTACGGTGCCACCGAAGCGCTGGGCTTGCTGGTGGCGCTCTCGCTGATGCGCGAGTTGGGCCCTGTGGTCACCGCATTGCTGTTCGCGGGCCGCGCAGGCACCTCGCTCACGGCCGAGATCGGCCTCATGAAAGCGGGTGAGCAACTCAGCGCCATGGAAATGATGGCGGTCGACCCGGTGCGCCGCGTGCTCGCGCCGCGCTTCTGGGCGGGTGTGATCGCCATGCCCTTGCTGGCGGCGGTGTTCAGTGCAGTCGGCATCATCGGCGGCTGGGTCGTTGGCGTGCTGTTGATCGGACTGGATGGCGGCGCCTTCTGGGGCCAGATGCAAGGCGGCGTGGACGTCTGGGCCGACGTCGGCAACGGCATTGTCAAAAGTGTGGTGTTTGGTTTTGCGGTGACCTTCGTGGCCCTCCTGCAGGGATTCAAGGCGCATCCCACACCCGAAGGCGTTTCCCGTGCCACCACCCGCACCGTGGTGGTGGCCTCGCTGAGCGTGCTGGCGCTGGACTTCGTCCTCACCGCCATGATGTTCAGCATCTGA